Proteins encoded in a region of the Nicotiana tomentosiformis chromosome 9, ASM39032v3, whole genome shotgun sequence genome:
- the LOC104087534 gene encoding transmembrane emp24 domain-containing protein p24beta3-like, whose translation MGRIAGAGVKCSKVFALVAILVFSFVGNLTALSVTVNDEECVYEYVLNEGDTISGNFVVVDHEIFWSSDHPGIDFTVTSPAGNVVHTMKGTAEDKFELKAPRSGMFKFCFHNPHSTPETVSFYIHVGHIPNEHDLAKDEHLDPINVKIAELGEALESVTAEQKYLRARDARHRHTNESTSKRVLFYTVAEYVLLILASGLQVLYIRSLFSKSIGYNRI comes from the exons ATGGGAAGGATAGCCGGAGCCGGAGTGAAGTGCTCCAAAGTGTTCGCTTTGGTTGCGATTTTGGTATTCAGTTTCGTCGGAAACCTAACGGCGTTGTCTGTGACAGTAAACGACGAGGAGTGCGTTTACGAATACGTGCTGAATGAAGGCGACACAATTTCGGGGAACTTCGTCGTTGTAGATCATGAAATTTTCTGGAGCTCTGACCACCCCGGCATTGATTTCACT GTGACATCGCCTGCGGGAAATGTCGTGCATACCATGAAGGGAACAGCAGAGGATAAATTTGAGCTCAAGGCCCCAAGGAGTGGGATGTTTAAGTTCTGTTTTCATAATCCACATTCAACGCCAGAAACAGTCTCGTTCTACATACATGTTGGACACATTCCCAATGAGCATGACCTAGCCAAAGATG AACATTTGGACCCCATCAATGTCAAAATTGCTGAACTAGGGGAGGCATTGGAGTCAGTTACAGCAGAGCAGAAATACTTGAGAGCACGTGATGCTCGTCATCGTCATA CTAATGAGAGCACAAGCAAGCGCGTTTTATTTTACACCGTCGCAGAGTATGTTCTACTTATATTGGCAAG